A single genomic interval of Mycosarcoma maydis chromosome 8, whole genome shotgun sequence harbors:
- a CDS encoding uncharacterized protein (related to YHK8 - putative mediator of drug efflux) translates to MSCRTSQPDSIQQGKMGPETGSALSSVPPVENPREWGTGKKTRVTLILGVMVLSFTYLSTAFALSARSLQQYFNTSAEVVTLGLSLYVLGFALGPLLMGPLAQTNGKRPVYVISWILFTACCFVVSESKNLGAILAFRLLSSIAGASALNNVPASYSDMTTPPKYAPFFTCYGFSAFAGPALGGLVGAFVNERAGWQWNLRHQAIFVAAVTVVSILFVPETDHSKLKRLHHAKYAVQEKCDADGEKARWFSRMSRTLHSVGNEMVRSIKLPFQWLLTDRVVLVISIYTSLLYAIIYDFFVIIPLAFATIRGFEPESIGLMYITLFIGVSMSACNYYFIQEAINRRIRAKSGKKVLPPETSLIHAIYGCLLAPVGLFLFAWTIPFTNVHWIVPAIGIVLLCTGSMSAFTSLIPYMVAYGGPSAPSVLAAAGFCRSALAAVMPLFTRQMCRGITVQGATSLLGGLALLLTPLPLLLYIHGGRLREHVRQKKEAATAAEAAAKALESNGTSPPQNYGNADVVGASIAPGGSMERQVSRSSADATSAVSDKVAP, encoded by the exons ATGAGCTGCCGCACCTCTCAGCCTGATTCGATCCAACAAGGCAAGATGGGTCCAGAAACCGGATCAGCGCTGTCATCTGTACCGCCCGTAGAAAATCCGCGTGAATGGGGAACCGGTAAGAAGACCCGGGTGACCCTGATCCTTGGCGTCATGGTGCTCTCTTTTACCTATCTTTCGACCGCTTTTGCGCTCTCTGCCCGCTCACTGCAGCAATACTTCAATACAAGCGCTGAAGTTGTCACGCTGGGCCTCTCGCTGTACGTGTTAGGATTTGCACTTGGGCCATTGCTCATGGGCCCATTGGCCCAGACAAACGGCAAGCGCCCTGTTTACGTCATTTCCTGGATTCTGTTCACCGCTTGCTGCTTTGTTGTCTCCGAATCCAAGAATCTGGGCGCGATTCTTGCTTTTCGACTTTTAAGCAGCATTGCTGGAGCATCAGCCCTCAATAATGTGCCGGCGTCATACAGCGACATGACTACGCCGCCAAAATATGCACCCTTCTTTACCTGCTATGGCTTTTCGGCATTTGCAGGTCCAGCGTTAGGCGGTTTGGTGGGCGCTTTTGtcaacgagcgagcaggaTGGCAATGGAACCTAAGGCACCAGGCCATCTTTGTTGCCGCTGTCACGGTGGTTAGTATCCTCTTTGTGCCCGAGACGGATCATTCGAAATTGAAACGACTCCACCATGCCAAATATGCAGTGCAGGAGAAATGcgatgccgatggcgaGAAAGCAAGATGGTTCTCGCGAATGTCAAGAACATTGCACTCGGTCGGCAATGAAATGGTTCGATCGATCAAACTCCCCTTCCAATGGCTACTCACGGATCGAGTAGTGCTGGTTATCTCGATCTACACGTCGTTGCTTTACGCGATCATCTACGACTTTTTTGTCATCATCCCGCTCGCATTTGCTACAATCCGAGGGTTCGAGCCGGAATCGATCGGATTGATGTACATCACTCTGTTTATTGGGGTCTCGATGTCCGCTTGCAATTATTACTTCATCCAAGAGGCTATCAACCGACGCATTCGAGCCAAGAGCGGCAAAAAGGTGCTGCCACCCGAGACATCTCTCATTCACGCCATCTACGGATGCTTGCTGGCTCCTGTTGGACTCTTTCTGTTTGCATGGACGATCCCCTTCACCA ATGTGCATTGGATTGTGCCGGCCATTGGTATTGTGCTACTATGCACCGGATCGATGTCAGCTTTTACATCTTTGATCCCTTACATGGTAGCTTATGGAGGTCCTTCAGCTCCTAGTGTTCTGGCAGCCGCCGGGTTCTGTCGTTCGGCATTGGCTGCTGTGATGCCACTGTTCACGAGGCAAATGTGCAGAGGCATTACGGTGCAAGGAGCAACCAGTTTGCTAGGAGGGCTTGCGTTGCTCTTGACGCcgctgccgttgctgcttTACATTCACGGAGGCAGATTGAGAGAACACGTCCGTCAGAAGAAGGAAGCAGCCACAGCGGCCGAGGCTGCAGCAAAAGCGCTGGAAAGTAATGGGACGTCGCCGCCTCAGAACTATGGTAACGCGGATGTGGTAGGAGCAAGTATTGCTCCAGGTGGCTCGATGGAGCGTCAAGTCTCGCGTTCGTCAGCCGATGCTACCTCGGCCGTCTCCGACAAGGTAGCACCGTGA
- a CDS encoding uncharacterized protein (related to CAP59 (required for capsule formation)) — protein MFQHHHDSSHKVPLLPLQIELEGAPHSLAVDYDLPLSPLSKHHWGSSPWVSRLGDFADRSSSSLVPSLVGLPLLVSIFAHIYFRMFSTLHIFLALVWIGLPVATISTLVAVALKSYHSGNTRREHFRALVLITLLCTVVWSTLTVSPRWDVTLSSSSDFSANNETVFITANLYNSEHLFPAFSDSLLELVHHLGESNVFVSIYESNSQDRTKQLLSSLERDLHLHGVQNSIRMLDNSRRHDMSRIERLAIIRNEALSPIQAGIHGLHGRNFSKLVWLNDIFFRPESVLELLSTNAGHYDQVCALDYFPLGFYDTWVMHDVQGNRPTPLWPYFKLESDISSLRRGEIIPVNSCWNGMTVFDTKWFLPTSGDGKNSTSAGVDDGPIRFRTHPLCLVSECLLTSYDIHVRSKQRPLIFVNPKAVATYQWRDYLMYDWIMRSSIVTIWSRFWQDLISHSLFPFLVEIGRKQDNCAEALRSGWKPLT, from the exons ATGTTTCAACATcatcacgattcgtcgcACAAGGTGCCTCTTCTGCCTTTGCAGATAGAGCTGGAAGGCGCACCACACTCTCTCGCTGTCGATTATGATCTGCCTCTTTCTCCCCTCTCCAAACATCATTGGGGTTCGAGCCCTTGGGTCTCGCGTCTCGGCGACTTTGCAGATCgatcttcctcctcgctgGTACCATCACTCGTTGGTCTGCCTTTGCTCGTCTCCATCTTTGCCCACATCTACTTTCGCATGTTTTCGACGCTGCACATCTTTTTGGCACTCGTTTGGATAGGTCTTCCTGTCGCAACCATCTCGACATTAGTCGCAGTAGCCTTAAAATCATACCACAGTGGCAACACAAGACGAGAGCATTTCAGGGCGCTCGTTCTCATTACCCTTCTATGTACAGTCGTCTGGAGTACCCTCACCGTCAGCCCGCGTTGGGATGTAACACTTTCCAGCTCATCTGACTTTTCCGCCAACAACGAAACCGTCTTCATCACCGCCAATTTGTACAACTCTGAACACCTCTTTCCCGCTTTTTCTGACTCGCTACTTGAGCTCGTGCACCATCTTGGCGAGTCGAATGTCTTTGTTTCCATCTACGAGAGCAATTCGCAAGATCGCACCAAGCAGCTTCTGTCATCACTCGAGCGTGATCTTCATCTTCATGGCGTCCAGAATAGCATCCGCATGCTCGACAACAGTCGCAGACACGACATGAGCCGgatcgagcgtctcgccatcatccGAAACGAAGCCTTGAGCCCAATACAGGCCGGCATTCACGGTCTGCATGGCCGCAATTTCTCCAAACTCGTTTGGCTCAACGACATTTTCTTCCGTCCAG AATCGGTATTAGAACTCCTTTCGACCAATGCGGGGCATTATGACCAAGTCTGCGCGCTGGACTACTTTCCGCTTGGCTTCTACGACAC CTGGGTCATGCACGACGTGCAAGGCAATCGTCCGACACCTTTGTGGCCCTActtcaagctcgaatcAGATATTTCCAGCTTGCGCAGAGGCGAGATCATTCCGGTCAACAGCTGCTGGAACGGCATGACCGTCTTTGACACGAAATGGTTTCTTCCCACCAGTGGAGACGGCAAGAATTCGACGAGCGCAGGTGTCGATGACGGTCCTATTCGCTTCCGCACACATCCTCTGTGCTTGGTCTCTGAATGCCTTCTTACCAGCTACGACATCCACGTTCgaagcaagcagcgtcCACTCATCTTTGTCAATCCTAAGGCGGTGGCTACATATCAGTGGCGCGACTATCTCATGTACGACTGGATAATGCGTTCCAGCATCGTCACTATCTGGAGTCGCTTCTGGCAAGACTTGATCAGCCATTCGCTGTTTCCCTttctcgtcgagatcggccGCAAACAGGACAACTGTGCTGAGGCACTTCGGAGCGGCTGGAAGCCGTTGACGTGA